A window of the Erpetoichthys calabaricus chromosome 10, fErpCal1.3, whole genome shotgun sequence genome harbors these coding sequences:
- the LOC114658781 gene encoding histone H2A-like, whose translation MSGRGKTGGKARAKAKTRSSRAGLQFPVGRVHRLLRKGNYAERVGAGAPVYLAAVLEYLTAEILELAGNAARDNKKTRIIPRHLQLAVRNDEELNKLLGGVTIAQGGVLPNIQAVLLPKKTEKAAKSK comes from the coding sequence atgtctggaaGAGGAAAGACTGGTGGCAAAGCACGTGCTAAGGCTAAGACTCGCTCATCTCGAGCTGGGTTGCAGTTTCCCGTCGGTCGTGTTCACAGGCTCCTGAGAAAAGGCAACTATGCTGAGCGGGTGGGCGCTGGTGCTCCCGTCTACTTGGCTGCTGTTCTCGAGTATCTGACCGCTGAAATTCTCGAGTTAGCCGGCAATGCTGCCCGTGACAACAAGAAAACCAGGATCATTCCTCGTCATCTGCAGTTAGCTGTGCGTAACGACGAGGAGCTCAATAAGTTGTTGGGTGGCGTGACCATCGCTCAGGGTGGTGTGTTGCCAAACATTCAGGCTGTACTTCTGCCCAAGAAAACCGAGAAAGCAGCTAAGAGCAAGTAG
- the LOC114658773 gene encoding histone H3-like, which translates to MARTKQTARKSTGGKAPRKQLATKAARKSAPATGGVKKPHRYRPGTVALREIRRYQKSTELLIRKLPFQRLVREIAQDFKTDLRFQSSAVMALQESSEAYLVGLFEDTNLCAIHAKRVTIMPKDIQLARRIRGERA; encoded by the coding sequence ATGGCAAGAACAAAGCAGACAGCTCGTAAATCTACTGGCGGCAAAGCTCCCCGAAAACAGCTCGCCACTAAAGCAGCTCGTAAGAGCGCTCCTGCTACCGGTGGCGTGAAGAAGCCTCACCGTTACAGGCCCGGCACTGTAGCTCTGCGAGAGATCCGTCGTTACCAGAAATCCACTGAACTGCTTATCCGCAAGCTGCCTTTCCAGAGACTAGTAAGGGAAATCGCCCAGGATTTCAAGACGGATCTTCGTTTCCAGAGCTCTGCAGTCATGGCTTTGCAGGAATCCAGCGAGGCTTACCTGGTCGGTCTGTTTGAAGACACCAATCTGTGCGCAATCCACGCTAAGAGAGTGACCATAATGCCGAAGGACATCCAGCTGGCTCGCCGCATTCGTGGTGAACGTGCATAA
- the LOC114658788 gene encoding histone H2B type 2-E-like, with the protein MPEPKAAPAPKGSKKAVSKSQAKRGKKNTKSRKESYSIYVYKVLKQVHPDTGISSKVMGIMNSFVNDIFGCIAGEASRLAHYNNRSTISSWQIQTAVRLLLPGELAKHAVSEGTKAVTKYTSSK; encoded by the coding sequence ATGCCTGAACCGAAAGCCGCTCCTGCCCCTAAGGGCTCTAAGAAAGCCGTTTCTAAGAGCCAGgcgaaaagaggaaaaaaaaacacaaagtccaGGAAGGAAAGTTATTCCATCTATGTGTACAAGGTACTGAAGCAAGTTCATCCCGATACAGGCATTTCTTCTAAGGTGATGGGAATCATGAACTCGTTTGTGAACGACATCTTCGGTTGCATAGCCGGCGAGGCTTCTCGCCTAGCTCACTACAACAATCGATCCACTATTTCTTCTTGGCAGATCCAGACTGCTGTGAGGCTCCTGCTACCAGGAGAGCTGGCTAAGCACGCTGTGTCTGAGGGCACCAAGGCAGTTACCAAGTACACCAGCTCCAAATAA
- the LOC114658772 gene encoding histone H1-like, translating to MAETAPATAPAKAPKKKASAKPKKIGPSVSDLIVKAVSASKERHGLSLAGLKKALAAGGYDVEKNNARVKLSVKSLVSKGSLVQTKGTGASGSFKINKKQAEAKEKGTKKKASPKKPAAKKPAAAKKVKKPAAKKPATAKKTVKKPAAAKKSAKSPKKAKPAAKPKKAVKSPKKAKVAKAKAAKPKTVKRAAPKKK from the coding sequence ATGGCAGAAACAGCGCCAGCAACCGCTCCGGCTAAAGCGCCGAAGAAGAAAGCGAGCGCGAAGCCTAAAAAGATCGGCCCTAGCGTCTCTGATTTGATTGTCAAGGCTGTATCGGCTTCAAAAGAGCGCCACGGACTGTCTTTGGCTGGGCTCAAGAAGGCTCTTGCTGCTGGCGGCTACGATGTAGAGAAAAATAACGCCCGCGTGAAGCTGTCCGTAAAAAGTCTTGTGAGTAAAGGCTCTCTCGTGCAGACAAAGGGTACTGGCGCCTCCGGATCATTTAAAATCAATAAGAAACAGGCAGAGGCAAAGGAGAAAGGCACGAAGAAAAAGGCATCCCCGAAGAAGCCAGCAGCGAAAAAGCCTGCTGCcgcaaaaaaagtaaagaaaccgGCAGCTAAGAAACCCGCGACAGCCAAGAAAACTGTTAAGAAGCCTGCAGCAGCCAAGAAATCTGCCAAGAGCCCCAAGAAAGCGAAGCCGGCTGCCAAGCCCAAAAAGGCAGTGAAGAGCCCGAAAAAAGCCAAAGTAGCTAAGGCTAAAGCGGCCAAACCTAAAACTGTAAAGAGGGCTGCACCGAAAAAGAAGTGA